GCGCAACAAAGTCATTATTGCGCCTCATGGAATCATGCAGGCAAGAAGCAACAGTTTTCAGTGCTTCGTCGCCAGCAATATGGCCATAGCTATCGTTAAATAGCTTGAAATAATCTACATCAATGAACATGACTACAAGGCTATTTTGGCTTTCAACTGCGTGCTTCCAGAAAATAGAAAGTTGGTCTTCAAAATAGCTACGGCTATAGATGCCTGTGAGGCCATCATGAATAATCAGCTGCTCTAGCTTAGCCTTGGTTTGTTCAAGCAATTTACGCTCTTGCAGCAGGTGCTGCTCGAGCGTCACCCTGGCAGTCACATCTTTTTGAATGCCGATGAAATGCGTTAACTCAGCCTGTGCATTGTAAACAGGTGAAATACTTAGCTCGTTCCAAAACATGGTGCCATCTTTGCGATAATTGCGCAGTGTCACCAGGCAATATTCACCTTGTTGAATCGCTTTACGAATTTTGCTGGTATCGCGCTGTTGCTTATCGTTGGCTTGAAGATAGCGGCAATTATTATTGATAATTTCGTCTTGTGTATAGCCTGTCAATTTCTCAAAAGCAGGGTTAGCAAACACCAAGGGATAATCAGGTAATCGGGCATCCGAAATGGTAATACCATCCCTTGATTCCATTACCGCTTGCATCAATATTTCTATATTAATCATGAATGTATATTCTGAACCCAGTAAACTTTATTGCTGATCAGTGCATGTGTTGGCAGAGTTATTTATAATTGTGTGTGTTCTATTCTAATAATAAAGCGTATGGTGATTTCCAAGTCTTTACCAAACCCAGAACTAATTCTTTAAATATAGAATCTCAATATATACAACTTAGTAAAGAGTAAAGGCCATGAGTTCAGATTCTTCAAAAAAAACTATCGGTATTTCTAATTTAGAAGGTCATGGTTGTGAGGGGTGTATCACACCGTCTTTCTTGGGGTTTGATTTTGAATACGCGTATCAGCCTATCGTTGATTTCTCGACCAAAAGCATTTATGCACACGAGGCGCTAATTAGAGGCCCGAACGGCGAAGGCGCTCATACCGTATTGAGCCAGGTTAATAACGACAATGTGTACAGGTTTGACCAGGCGTGCCGCGTAAAAGCGGTGAAAACGGCGGCTGAGCTTAATCTGCAAGGCTATTTATCTATCAACTTCATGCCCAATGCGGTCTATAGGCCAGAGCTTTGCATCAAAACCACGCTAGCAGCCGCTGAAAAATACAACTTCCCCATTGATAAAATCATTTTTGAGTTCACAGAAGTGGAACGAATAAAAGACACCAAACACCTTTTAAACATCGTTTCTGAGTACAAAAAAATGGGCTTCAAGACTGCCATTGATGACTTTGGCGCTGGATACGCAGGCCTTAATTTGCTGGCGCAATTTCAGCCAGACATCATCAAGATTGATATGGAGTTGTTACGTGGTGTGGATCAAGACAAGTCTCGCCAAATCATCTCAAAATCAATCATCGATATGTGCGAACAGCTCGATGTCACTGTGCTGGCAGAGGGTATAGAAACCAAAGGCGAGCGTGACTTTTTTGCGGCGCACGGCGTGAAACTTATGCAAGGTTATTTATTCTCAAAACCTGCATTTAAGGCAGAAGGCAAGATTGACCCTGATGCCTGGAATTAAGCTAGCCGCCAGAGAATAAACAATAAAATTTGAGCTTTAACCATCATGGATAACCGCATTCCCGTCACGCTGCTCACTGGCTTTTTAGGCAGTGGCAAGACCACCCTTCTCAATAAGTTACTTAATAATCCTGGCATGAAAGACACCGCCGTTGTCATCAACGAGCTCGGTGAAGCTGGGCTTGACCACATACTGGCGCGCACGGTTGAAAGTGAACATATCGCGGACAACACTGTGTTGCTCGAATCAGGCTGCCTTTGCTGCACGCTGACCAATGAGATGGCAGATACCCTGCGTGATCTATTCTTCAAACGTGCATTGGGTGGCATCCCTGAATTCAAGCGCCTAGTGATTGAAACTACTGGCATGGCTAACCCAGGCCCTATTATGGCTAACCTGTTGAATGAACCTGTCATAAGCTCAACCTACAGACTAGATGCAGTGGTAGTAACGGTTGATAGCATCTACGGTCTGAAACAGATTGAAGAACATGACGAAGCGCGTAAACAGGCAGCTGTGGCCGATGTACTG
This genomic window from Methyloradius palustris contains:
- a CDS encoding GGDEF domain-containing protein; amino-acid sequence: MINIEILMQAVMESRDGITISDARLPDYPLVFANPAFEKLTGYTQDEIINNNCRYLQANDKQQRDTSKIRKAIQQGEYCLVTLRNYRKDGTMFWNELSISPVYNAQAELTHFIGIQKDVTARVTLEQHLLQERKLLEQTKAKLEQLIIHDGLTGIYSRSYFEDQLSIFWKHAVESQNSLVVMFIDVDYFKLFNDSYGHIAGDEALKTVASCLHDSMRRNNDFVARYGGEEFIVLAADMDKEQAIAHADLLCQNIRNLNIPHASSPHHFLTISCGIAYIKPNAESTSKVFLHCADQALYQAKAKGRNKVVLYKD
- a CDS encoding EAL domain-containing protein, producing the protein MSSDSSKKTIGISNLEGHGCEGCITPSFLGFDFEYAYQPIVDFSTKSIYAHEALIRGPNGEGAHTVLSQVNNDNVYRFDQACRVKAVKTAAELNLQGYLSINFMPNAVYRPELCIKTTLAAAEKYNFPIDKIIFEFTEVERIKDTKHLLNIVSEYKKMGFKTAIDDFGAGYAGLNLLAQFQPDIIKIDMELLRGVDQDKSRQIISKSIIDMCEQLDVTVLAEGIETKGERDFFAAHGVKLMQGYLFSKPAFKAEGKIDPDAWN